Proteins encoded by one window of Arabidopsis thaliana chromosome 2, partial sequence:
- the ATCS gene encoding Citrate synthase family protein (ATCS; FUNCTIONS IN: citrate (SI)-synthase activity, zinc ion binding, ATP binding; INVOLVED IN: response to cadmium ion, tricarboxylic acid cycle; LOCATED IN: mitochondrion, cell wall, chloroplast; EXPRESSED IN: 25 plant structures; EXPRESSED DURING: 15 growth stages; CONTAINS InterPro DOMAIN/s: Citrate synthase-like, large alpha subdomain (InterPro:IPR016142), Citrate synthase, eukaryotic (InterPro:IPR010109), Citrate synthase active site (InterPro:IPR019810), Citrate synthase-like, core (InterPro:IPR016141), Citrate synthase-like (InterPro:IPR002020); BEST Arabidopsis thaliana protein match is: citrate synthase 5 (TAIR:AT3G60100.1); Has 10608 Blast hits to 10602 proteins in 2793 species: Archae - 158; Bacteria - 6984; Metazoa - 258; Fungi - 321; Plants - 178; Viruses - 0; Other Eukaryotes - 2709 (source: NCBI BLink).), protein MVFFRSVSAFTRLRSRVQGQQSSLSNSVRWIQMQSSTDLDLKSQLQELIPEQQDRLKKLKSEHGKVQLGNITVDMVIGGMRGMTGLLWETSLLDPEEGIRFRGLSIPECQKVLPTAQSGAEPLPEGLLWLLLTGKVPSKEQVEALSKDLANRAAVPDYVYNAIDALPSTAHPMTQFASGVMALQVQSEFQKAYENGIHKSKFWEPTYEDCLNLIARVPVVAAYVYRRMYKNGDSIPSDKSLDYGANFSHMLGFDDEKVKELMRLYITIHSDHEGGNVSAHTGHLVGSALSDPYLSFAAALNGLAGPLHGLANQEVLLWIKSVVEECGEDISKEQLKEYVWKTLNSGKVIPGYGHGVLRNTDPRYVCQREFALKHLPDDPLFQLVSKLYEVVPPVLTELGKVKNPWPNVDAHSGVLLNHYGLTEARYYTVLFGVSRSLGICSQLIWDRALGLALERPKSVTMDWLEAHCKKASSA, encoded by the exons ATGGTGTTTTTCCGCAGCGTATCGGCCTTTACTAGGCTGAGGTCTCGCGTC CAGGGCCAACAATCTTCACTCAGCAATTCTGTCAGATGGATTCAGATGCAGAGCTCTACCGACCTG GACCTGAAGTCGCAGCTGCAAGAGTTAATTCCGGAACAGCAG GACCGTCTGAAGAAACTGAAGTCAGAACATGGGAAGGTCCAACTGGGAAACATCACTGTTGATATG GTTATTGGTGGAATGAGAGGGATGACTGGATTGCTTTGGGAAACCTCATTGCTTGACCCGGAAGAG GGTATTCGCTTTAGGGGATTGTCGATTCCTGAGTGCCAGAAAGTATTACCTACTGCCCAGTCTGGAGCTGAACCATTACCGGAGGGTCTTTTGTGGCTTCTCTTAACTGGAAAG GTACCTAGCAAAGAGCAAGTTGAAGCACTGTCGAAAGACTTGGCGAACCGTGCTGCTGTGCCAG ATTATGTGTACAATGCCATCGATGCTCTGCCTTCCACAGCTCATCCAATGACTCAATTTGCTAGCGGTGTTATGGCCCTCCAG GTGCAAAGTGAGTTTCAAAAGGCATATGAGAATGGAATTCATAAGTCAAA GTTCTGGGAGCCAACATATGAGGATTGCCTCAACCTGATTGCTCGTGTTCCTGTTGTAGCTGCATATGTTTATCGAAG GATGTATAAGAATGGTGATTCCATTCCCTCAGATAAATCTTTGGATTATGGTGCAAATTTTTCCCACATGTTGGGATTTGATGATGAAAAGGTGAAAGAGCTCATGAGGCTTTACATCACCATCCACAG TGATCATGAAGGTGGAAATGTTAGTGCTCACACTGGTCACCTG GTTGGTAGTGCACTTTCAGACCCATATCTGTCATTTGCAGCTGCATTAAATGGTTTAGCTGGGCCACTCCATGGTTTGGCTAATCAG GAAGTTTTGCTTTGGATCAAATCAGTCGTAGAGGAATGTGGAGAAGATATATCAAAAGAACAGTTGAAAGAATATGTTTGGAAAACATTAAACAGTGGCAAG GTTATTCCGGGATATGGTCACGGTGTTCTGCGCAATACTGATCCAAGATATGTATGCCAAAGAGAATTTGCCTTGAAGCATCTACCTGACGACCCTCTTTTCCAGCTg GTGTCAAAGCTTTATGAAGTTGTGCCTCCTGTTCTCACTGAGCTTGGAAAG GTGAAGAACCCGTGGCCAAATGTTGATGCTCACAGTGGGGTCTTGCTGAACCACTATGGTCTAACCGAAGCAAG GTACTACACCGTGCTCTTTGGTGTTTCAAGGAGTCTTGGCATCTGCTCTCag CTTATATGGGACCGAGCTCTTGGACTTGCACTTGAGAGGCCAAAGAGTGTTACCATGGACTGGCTTGAAGCCCATTGTAAGAAAGCTTCATCTGCTTAA
- the ATCS gene encoding Citrate synthase family protein (ATCS; FUNCTIONS IN: citrate (SI)-synthase activity, zinc ion binding, ATP binding; INVOLVED IN: response to cadmium ion, tricarboxylic acid cycle; LOCATED IN: mitochondrion, cell wall, chloroplast; EXPRESSED IN: 25 plant structures; EXPRESSED DURING: 15 growth stages; CONTAINS InterPro DOMAIN/s: Citrate synthase-like, large alpha subdomain (InterPro:IPR016142), Citrate synthase, eukaryotic (InterPro:IPR010109), Citrate synthase active site (InterPro:IPR019810), Citrate synthase-like (InterPro:IPR002020), Citrate synthase-like, core (InterPro:IPR016141); BEST Arabidopsis thaliana protein match is: citrate synthase 5 (TAIR:AT3G60100.1); Has 10534 Blast hits to 10528 proteins in 2768 species: Archae - 158; Bacteria - 6911; Metazoa - 258; Fungi - 320; Plants - 178; Viruses - 0; Other Eukaryotes - 2709 (source: NCBI BLink).) translates to MVFFRSVSAFTRLRSRVGQQSSLSNSVRWIQMQSSTDLDLKSQLQELIPEQQDRLKKLKSEHGKVQLGNITVDMVIGGMRGMTGLLWETSLLDPEEGIRFRGLSIPECQKVLPTAQSGAEPLPEGLLWLLLTGKVPSKEQVEALSKDLANRAAVPDYVYNAIDALPSTAHPMTQFASGVMALQVQSEFQKAYENGIHKSKFWEPTYEDCLNLIARVPVVAAYVYRRMYKNGDSIPSDKSLDYGANFSHMLGFDDEKVKELMRLYITIHSDHEGGNVSAHTGHLVGSALSDPYLSFAAALNGLAGPLHGLANQEVLLWIKSVVEECGEDISKEQLKEYVWKTLNSGKVIPGYGHGVLRNTDPRYVCQREFALKHLPDDPLFQLVSKLYEVVPPVLTELGKVKNPWPNVDAHSGVLLNHYGLTEARYYTVLFGVSRSLGICSQLIWDRALGLALERPKSVTMDWLEAHCKKASSA, encoded by the exons ATGGTGTTTTTCCGCAGCGTATCGGCCTTTACTAGGCTGAGGTCTCGCGTC GGCCAACAATCTTCACTCAGCAATTCTGTCAGATGGATTCAGATGCAGAGCTCTACCGACCTG GACCTGAAGTCGCAGCTGCAAGAGTTAATTCCGGAACAGCAG GACCGTCTGAAGAAACTGAAGTCAGAACATGGGAAGGTCCAACTGGGAAACATCACTGTTGATATG GTTATTGGTGGAATGAGAGGGATGACTGGATTGCTTTGGGAAACCTCATTGCTTGACCCGGAAGAG GGTATTCGCTTTAGGGGATTGTCGATTCCTGAGTGCCAGAAAGTATTACCTACTGCCCAGTCTGGAGCTGAACCATTACCGGAGGGTCTTTTGTGGCTTCTCTTAACTGGAAAG GTACCTAGCAAAGAGCAAGTTGAAGCACTGTCGAAAGACTTGGCGAACCGTGCTGCTGTGCCAG ATTATGTGTACAATGCCATCGATGCTCTGCCTTCCACAGCTCATCCAATGACTCAATTTGCTAGCGGTGTTATGGCCCTCCAG GTGCAAAGTGAGTTTCAAAAGGCATATGAGAATGGAATTCATAAGTCAAA GTTCTGGGAGCCAACATATGAGGATTGCCTCAACCTGATTGCTCGTGTTCCTGTTGTAGCTGCATATGTTTATCGAAG GATGTATAAGAATGGTGATTCCATTCCCTCAGATAAATCTTTGGATTATGGTGCAAATTTTTCCCACATGTTGGGATTTGATGATGAAAAGGTGAAAGAGCTCATGAGGCTTTACATCACCATCCACAG TGATCATGAAGGTGGAAATGTTAGTGCTCACACTGGTCACCTG GTTGGTAGTGCACTTTCAGACCCATATCTGTCATTTGCAGCTGCATTAAATGGTTTAGCTGGGCCACTCCATGGTTTGGCTAATCAG GAAGTTTTGCTTTGGATCAAATCAGTCGTAGAGGAATGTGGAGAAGATATATCAAAAGAACAGTTGAAAGAATATGTTTGGAAAACATTAAACAGTGGCAAG GTTATTCCGGGATATGGTCACGGTGTTCTGCGCAATACTGATCCAAGATATGTATGCCAAAGAGAATTTGCCTTGAAGCATCTACCTGACGACCCTCTTTTCCAGCTg GTGTCAAAGCTTTATGAAGTTGTGCCTCCTGTTCTCACTGAGCTTGGAAAG GTGAAGAACCCGTGGCCAAATGTTGATGCTCACAGTGGGGTCTTGCTGAACCACTATGGTCTAACCGAAGCAAG GTACTACACCGTGCTCTTTGGTGTTTCAAGGAGTCTTGGCATCTGCTCTCag CTTATATGGGACCGAGCTCTTGGACTTGCACTTGAGAGGCCAAAGAGTGTTACCATGGACTGGCTTGAAGCCCATTGTAAGAAAGCTTCATCTGCTTAA
- a CDS encoding ecotropic viral integration site protein (unknown protein; Has 23 Blast hits to 23 proteins in 10 species: Archae - 0; Bacteria - 0; Metazoa - 0; Fungi - 0; Plants - 23; Viruses - 0; Other Eukaryotes - 0 (source: NCBI BLink).), producing the protein MAEGKPDEQLFQLLSGLLQQVESLTNTEEVELRSKIEALGLEVTKVPSKSAQHLNEVEIAKELDKLSAKLDDVDEMISSAIASDPQVQTLLSGTADVWMPVITAGAEERLNFTASLADDDDLSNKETTTDNTSSS; encoded by the exons ATGGCGGAGGGTAAACCCGACGAGCAGCTCTTTCAGCTTCTTTCGGGTCTTCTTCAACAG gtAGAATCATTGACAAATACAGAAGAGGTTGAGCTACGTTCTAAGATTGAAGCTCTTGGTTTAGAAGTCACTAAAGTGCCATCAAAGTCTGCTCAACACCTCAATGAG GTGGAGATAGCTAAGGAATTGGACAAGTTATCAGCAAAGTTAGATGATGTGGATGAGATGATATCATCAGCTATAGCTTCTGATCCACAGGTTCAGACGCTTCTTAGCGGCACAGCTGATGTTTGGATGCCGGTTATCACTGCCGGCGCCGAAGAGAGACTCAACTTCACAGCCTCTcttgctgatgatgatgacctTTCTAACAAGGAGACTACTACCGACAATACCAGCAGCTCTTAa
- a CDS encoding Cysteine/Histidine-rich C1 domain family protein (Cysteine/Histidine-rich C1 domain family protein; CONTAINS InterPro DOMAIN/s: DC1 (InterPro:IPR004146), C1-like (InterPro:IPR011424); BEST Arabidopsis thaliana protein match is: Cysteine/Histidine-rich C1 domain family protein (TAIR:AT2G17740.1); Has 2013 Blast hits to 769 proteins in 36 species: Archae - 0; Bacteria - 0; Metazoa - 13; Fungi - 7; Plants - 1977; Viruses - 0; Other Eukaryotes - 16 (source: NCBI BLink).), producing MAARKPSVRHPSHNHPLRSHKAQVEEEIICSGCDLDLIGAAFKCTKSECDYFLHKSCFELPRETRHKAHPDHPLILLYSPPYESTYTCDACGEYGSGFTYNCSICQYDVHVGCVSMPESVEREGHAHPLTLLYRSPYQNGLIFNCDVCQETVPDNLWSYYCKECDYGTHLHSCAVEEEEAEEEEPKRGGGSARGNTKSGGNKGGRGSAASELAAMLEAQREMEKMQIELHMEMQRAKIAKKARKACLKLI from the coding sequence ATGGCCGCAAGAAAACCGTCGGTGAGGCATCCGAGCCACAACCATCCATTGCGCAGTCACAAGGCCcaagttgaagaagagatcattTGCTCTGGTTGCGACCTCGACCTGATAGGTGCAGCTTTCAAATGCACAAAGTCAGAATGCGATTACTTCTTGCACAAGTCATGTTTTGAGCTTCCACGTGAGACTCGTCACAAGGCTCACCCGGATCACCCTTTGATACTGCTGTATTCCCCACCTTACGAGTCAACTTACACGTGTGATGCGTGCGGTGAGTATGGATCCGGATTCACTTACAACTGCTCTATCTGCCAGTACGATGTTCATGTTGGATGTGTGTCCATGCCTGAGTCCGTGGAGCGTGAAGGACACGCACATCCACTCACATTGCTCTACCGTTCTCCTTACCAGAACGGTTTGATCTTTAACTGTGATGTTTGCCAAGAGACTGTTCCAGATAATCTCTGGTCGTATTATTGCAAGGAATGTGATTATGGCACGCATTTACATTCTTGCGCggtagaggaagaagaagcagaagaagaagagccaaaaagaggaggaggaagtgCAAGAGGAAACACAAAGAGTGGTGGGAATAAAGGAGGAAGGGGCTCAGCGGCATCGGAGTTAGCTGCAATGTTGGAAGCTCaaagagagatggagaagatgcAGATAGAGTTACATATGGAGATGCAAAGAGCTAAGATTGCTAAGAAAGCGAGAAAGGCTTGTCTCAAGTTGATCTAA